One window from the genome of Plasmodium relictum strain SGS1 genome assembly, chromosome: 12 encodes:
- a CDS encoding histidine--tRNA ligase, putative yields MSIILNKSFNLIFAKYFHSFSVRNQNKLFLLKNNSEKISYDLKMNVSIYKNKVFNTKDIVDVSINQKDLKVELSSFKDDFYKIKKESVNIDELEKIDVSCTNTNEFTEKEKDETNTLNYNVDELRCLYFFFLINLLRFKNNLDLNLIKNVCNEINNVTSSNVSFKNNFLHSVTLKNFLVGILKKCGKVEYNLNDFYSSINIILEKCSILFLNAYKTISYCKYLTCCLCSIFELFNLNCDVLFKNSFNNNVNNSNIHSINNLISSIKWMIHDSKVEKNNELSKRFSSNMLLFVYMQSKLSDECEYFMNLINQNFKNCIDNYKAECVEEMTSLNIYIDVIYKNINENIRSHIENVLDIANKILPLYINKLKDFLLSNEIIINENTDLKKPPSNGFIVDFKSEDNLEFLLLGVYENYLRNIANMFLEASRKNELQKNKEMNRVYNSLLIFLTDIIMHMNIMYDIKAYNKAISQIMKSKKVSSSVHNIGIGCFDFKNFLYSLISKENSKLKLENENEIMKDKKIITNRFFNFLNDNFLPYKFEEEINEILMQKNINFILKVPKGTKDFTGEDMQLRNIFFDFIKKKFLLHGAVEIDTPVFELKETLTDKYGEDSKLIFDLKDQGGENLSLRYDLTVPLYRFINTNDINQLKRFHIGKVYRRDEPSMNRGRFREFYQCDFDIVGKYDKLRTDFHILYIFWDILSNLRNVIGNFKCKLNHRKILEYILISSNIPKDKVKTISSSIDKLDKITFQQFREELLNEKGIPVESVDKIEEYISKTLSLSPFLVIEFLRNDLNQSNFGETYKNEVLEVINHLEQIFELLKHFNMVNQFAFDLSLARGLDYYTGIIFEFVLLSETSIGSIAAGGRYDYLIRNKRKEYIPSVGASIGIERIITIAEQFIKKKNLVLTGSEHKNDLVSKESSSNNTSKLNLKDNSIDVLVCNIKKNCFKETIELCKKLWEHDISTEFTYVKDQRIQKQLVYALEKQIPLVVIIGDEIEKGIVKLRELTYDKNKSVEEKEVNINNIVSEINNYFRNNLSWKKNITNILFEKKD; encoded by the coding sequence atgtcaataatattaaataaaagttttaatcttatttttgctaaatattttcattcatTTAGTGTAAGAAACCAAAATAAATTGTTCttgttaaaaaataattccgAGAAAATAAGTTATGATTTAAAGATGAATGTAAGCATTTACAAAAACAAGGTGTTTAATACCAAAGATATTGTTGATGTGAGCATAAATCAAAAGGACTTAAAAGTGGAATTATCTAGTTTTAAGGATgacttttataaaataaaaaaagaaagtgtTAATATTGATGAATTAGAGAAAATTGATGTATCATGTACCAATACAAATGAATTTACTGAAAAAGAGAAAGATGAAACAAATACATTAAATTACAATGTAGATGAATTAAGAtgtttatacttttttttcttaataaatttattaagatttaaaaataacttagacttaaatttgataaaaaacgtttgtaatgaaattaataatgtCACATCATCAAatgtttcttttaaaaataattttttacatagtgtaactttaaaaaattttcttgttggtattttaaaaaagtgtGGTAAAGTTgagtataatttaaatgatttcTATAGTTCTATAAATATCATCCTTGAAAAATGTagtattttgtttttaaatgCATACAAAACGATTTCTTACTGTAAATACTTAACTTGTTGTTTATGTAgtatttttgaattatttaatttgaattgtgatgttctttttaaaaactcatttaacAACAACgtaaataatagtaatatcCATTCAATCAATAATTTGATATCTAGTATAAAATGGATGATTCATGATTCTAaagttgaaaaaaataatgagtTGTCTAAAAGGTTTAGTTCAAACATGTTGCTGTTTGTTTACATGCAAAGTAAATTAAGCGACGAATGTGAATATTTCATGAATTTAATTAAtcaaaatttcaaaaattgTATTGATAATTATAAAGCGGAGTGTGTTGAAGAAATGACTTccttgaatatatatattgatgttatatacaaaaatattaatgaaaacatTAGATCCCATATTGAAAATGTATTAGATATtgcaaataaaatattaccattatatataaataaattaaaggattttcttctttcgaatgaaattattataaatgaaaatactgATTTAAAAAAGCCCCCTTCAAATGGATTTATTGTTGATTTTAAATCTGAAGATAATTTGGAATTTTTACTTTTGGGAGTTTATGAAAACTATTTAAGAAATATTGCAAATATGTTTCTTGAAGCTTCCAGGAAAAAcgaattacaaaaaaataaagaaatgaaTAGGGTATATAACAGtctgttaatttttttaacagATATTATTATGCATATGAATATTATGTATGATATAAAAGCTTACAACAAAGCGATATCGCAAATTATGAAAAGCAAAAAAGTTTCTAGTTCAGTACATAATATAGGAATTGGATGCTTTGACTTTAAAAACTTTCTTTATTCCCTTATATCAAAGGAAAattcaaaattaaaattagaaaatgaaaatgaaataatgaaagataagaaaattattactaatcgtttttttaatttcctcaatgataattttttaccATATAAGTTTGAAGaagaaattaatgaaatattaatgCAGAAAAATATCAACTTTATCCTCAAGGTTCCAAAAGGAACAAAAGATTTTACTGGAGAAGATATGCaattaagaaatattttttttgattttataaaaaagaaatttttattacatgGTGCAGTTGAAATTGATACACCTGtatttgaattaaaagaaaCATTAACTGACAAATATGGAGAAGATTCCAAATTAATCTTTGATTTAAAAGACCAGGGAGGGGAAAATTTATCCTTAAGATATGACTTAACTGTACCTTTGTATCGTTTTATTAATACTAATGATATTAATCAATTAAAACGATTTCATATAGGAAAGGTATATAGAAGAGATGAACCAAGTATGAATAGAGGTAGATTTAGAGAATTTTATCAATGTGACTTTGATATTGTAGGAAAGTATGATAAGCTTCGTACCGACTTTCATATATTGTACATTTTCTGGGATATATTAAGTAACTTAAGGAATGTTATTGGTAACTTTAAGTGTAAGCTTAATCACAGGAAAATTTTAGAATATATTCTAATTTCTTCTAATATTCCAAAAGATAAAGTTAAAACAATATCTAGTAGTATAGACaaattagataaaataaCATTTCAGCAATTTAGAGAGGAATTACTAAATGAAAAAGGTATTCCTGTTGAATCTGTTGATAAAATAGAAGAATACATTTCTAAAACACTTAGCTTATCTCCGTTTTTGGTTATTGAATTTCTTAGAAACGATTTAAACCAATCAAATTTTGGtgaaacatataaaaatgaagttcTTGAAGTTATAAACCACTTAGAACAAATTTTTGAATTACTAAAACATTTTAATATGGTCAATCAATTTGCATTTGATTTATCTTTAGCGAGAGGACTTGATTATTATACTGGTATAATTTTTGAATTTGTTCTTTTATCAGAAACAAGTATAGGAAGTATAGCTGCAGGAGGAAGATATGATTATTTAATAAGAAACAAAAGAAAAGAGTATATTCCATCTGTTGGTGCATCAATTGGTATTGAAAGAATTATAACAATTGCTGAacaattcataaaaaaaaaaaatttagttttAACAGGTAGTGAacataaaaatgatttagtAAGTAAGGAAAGTAGTAGCAATAACACATCCAAGTTAAATTTGAAAGATAATTCAATAGATGTTCTTGTAtgcaatataaaaaaaaattgttttaaagAAACAATAGAATTATGTAAGAAATTGTGGGAACATGATATTTCTACTGAGTTTACATATGTTAAAGATCAAAGGATACAAAAACAACTGGTTTATGCTCTAGAAAAACAAATACCTCTTGTTGTCATAATTGGTGATGAAATTGAAAAAGGAATTGTAAAATTACGAGAATTAAcctatgataaaaataaatcagtagaagaaaaagaagtaaatataaataacatcgttagtgaaataaataattattttagaaataatttatcttggaaaaaaaatattacaaacattttatttgaaaaaaaagattaa
- the FBPA gene encoding fructose-bisphosphate aldolase, putative: protein MVSCTEYRNTPLKLPADVAEELATTAKKLVLPGKGILAADESTQTIKKRFDTIKLENTIENRASYRDLLFGTKGLGKYISGAILFEETLFQKNEAGTPLVNLLHNEGIIPGIKVDKGLVAIPCTDDEKSTQGLDGLADRCKEYYKAGARFAKWRAVLVIDPSKGKPTDLSIKETAWGLARYAAICQQNRLVPIVEPEILADGAHTIEVCANVTQKVLSCVFKALHENGVLLEGALLKPNMVTAGYECSEKTKTQDVGFYTVRTLRRTVPPALPGVVFLSGGQSEEEASINLNSINVLGPHPWALTFSYGRALQASVLNTWKGKKENVAKAREVLLQRAEANSLATYGKYKGGAGGENAAASLYEKKYVY, encoded by the exons atg GTATCATGTACGGAATATAGAAATACACCTCTTAAGTTACCAGCTGATGTTGCTGAAGAATTAGCAACAACAGCCAAAAAGCTTGTTCTTCCAGGAAAAGGGATTTTAGCTGCTGATGAATCCACTCAAACGATTAAAAAGAGATTTGATAcaataaaattagaaaatacCATCGAAAATAGAGCTAGTTATAGAGATTTATTATTTGGAACAAAAGGCTTAGGTAAATACATTTCAGGTGCAATTTTATTTGAAGAAAccttatttcaaaaaaacgAAGCAGGAACCCCTTTAGTAAATTTGTTACATAATGAAGGAATAATACCTGGGATAAAAGTAGACAAAGGATTGGTTGCAATTCCATGCACAGATGATGAAAAGTCAACACAAGGATTAGATGGTTTAGCAGATAGATGTAAGGAATATTATAAAGCTGGAGCAAGATTTGCAAAATGGAGAGCTGTTTTAGTAATTGATCCATCTAAAGGAAAACCAACTGATTTATCTATCAAAGAAACAGCATGGGGATTAGCTAGATATGCAGCTATTTGTCAACAAAACCGTCTTGTTCCAATAGTTGAACCAGAAATATTGGCAGATGGTGCACACACTATTGAAGTATGTGCAAATGTAACTCAAAAAGTTTTATCTTGTGTTTTTAAAGCATTACATGAAAATGGAGTGTTATTAGAGGGTGCTTTATTAAAGCCAAATATGGTTACAGCTGGATATGAATGCtcagaaaaaacaaaaacacaAGATGTTGGTTTCTATACTGTAAGAACGTTAAGAAGAACTGTACCACCAGCTTTACCAGGAGTTGTATTTTTGTCAGGTGGACAATCAGAAGAAGAAGCttctattaatttaaattcaaTCAATGTATTAGGCCCACATCCATGGGCATTAACTTTTTCATACGGAAGAGCTTTACAAGCTTCTGTTTTAAACACATGGAAAGGAAAGAAGGAAAATGTTGCCAAAGCTAGAGAAGTTTTACTACAAAGAGCTGAAGCTAATTCTTTAGCAACTTACGGAAAATATAAAGGAGGAGCAGGTGGAGAAAATGCAGCTGCATCATTATATGAGAAAAAATATGTGtactaa